A region from the Cannabis sativa cultivar Pink pepper isolate KNU-18-1 chromosome 9, ASM2916894v1, whole genome shotgun sequence genome encodes:
- the LOC115722097 gene encoding uncharacterized protein LOC115722097: MLGSQSLVLATAMVVSSTLLFLTFSKQKFQLSRNHDSEQSSQKIPPSCLSSGNDKEKRERNKKKKVKFAENVKEPKGNGEEFKNGYKKRRRMKKRKYLWQPSASLNSFHGPS, translated from the exons ATGTTGGGTTCTCAAAGTTTGGTTCTAGCAACTGCCATGGTTGTTTCAAGCACACTTCTTTTTCTAACTTTCTCAAAGCAAAAGTTTCAACTTTCCAGGAATCATGATTCCGAACAATCGTCTCAAAAAATCCCACCTTCTTGTTTAAGCTCAG GTAATGATAAGGAAAAGAGggaaagaaataagaaaaagaaagtaAAATTTGCTGAGAATGTGAAAGAGCCAAAAGGGAATGGAGAAGAATTCAAGAATGGGTATAAGAAGAGGAGAAGaatgaagaaaagaaaataccTTTGGCAGCCTTCTGCTTCTCTAAATTCTTTTCACGGGCCATCTTAG